The Pontibacter deserti region TTCGGCCTGTGTCCATTGCTGTACTTCCGGAATCTTCGGCATAGGAGCGGCTACGGCCGCACTACCACCAAACAGCGATTGCTGTGCAGCCTGTAACTCTGCCTGGTAGTTGTTACCGTAACGAACAGCCTTTTCCAGCAAGCTAATGTTTTCACCTTCCGGTATATCCATTAACTGGGCGCGGTGGTATAAACCAAACGAATCGAAAGCTCCGGCCAAAGCCATACTTTCAAACGTCTTTTTATTCACCGCGCGCAGGTTCACGCGCTTCGAGAAATCGAAGATATCCTGGTACATGCCGTTTTTCTCACGCTCTGAGATGATGGCATCAACCGCGGCTTCACCGGTTCCTTTTATGGCAGCCAGACCAAAACGAATGTGGCCCTGCTCGTTCACGTTAAACTTCAAAAGCGATTCGTTCACGTCCGGACCTAATACCGGTACACCCTGTTTGCGGGCTTCCTCGATAAAGAACGTCACCTTTTTGATGTCGTTCATGTTGTTGGTAAGCACTGCCGCCATGTACTCGGCAGGGTAGTGGGCTTTGAGGTAACCTGTCTGGTAAGCAACCACAGAGTAAGCAGCGGAGTGAGAGCGGTTAAAGCCGTATTGGGCGAACTTCTCCATTACGTCGAAAACCTCCGAAGCCTTCTTTGCCGGGATTTTATGCATTTCTGCAGCTCCGGCAATGAACTTCTCGCGCTCCTCGGCCATCTTTTTCATGTCTTTTTTACCCATGGCGCGGCGCAGCAAGTCGGCACCACCCAGTGAGTAGCCGGCCAGGATCTGGGCCGTCTGCATGATCTGCTCCTGGTACACCATGATCCCGTAGGAGTAATTCAGGATCGGCTCCAGTAGCTCGTGCGGGTATTCTACTTCCTCTTTGCCATGCTTACGGTTAATGAAGTTCGGGATGAACTGCATCGGACCCGGACGGTAAAGGGCGTTCATGGCGATCAAATCTTCAATGTTGGTAGGCTGCAGGTCTTTTAAGTACATGCGCATACCTTCCGACTCGAACTGGAACGTACCAATGGTATCACCGCGCTGGTACAGCTGGTAGGTCTTTTCGTCGTCTATCGGAATAGTGTCTATGTTAATTTCTACACCGTGGTTTTTCTTGATGAGTTCGAGGGCATCTTTAATGATGGTTAAGGTCTTCAGACCAAGGAAGTCCATCTTCAGCATGCCCGCACTCTCAATCACCTTGCCATCAAACTGCGTTACCAGCAGGTCAGAGTCTTTGGAAGTCGAGACGGGGATATAATTGGTGATATCGTCCGGAGCAATGATCACACCGGCCGCGTGGATACCTGTGTTACGAACCGAACCCTCCAGCTTTTCAGCCAGTTTAAGTACGGCAGCACGGGCATCATTTCCTTCTCTTATGGCAGCCAGCTCCAGGTTTTCCATAAAGGCTTTCGCCAATGTCGTGCCTGGAGTTTCAGGTACCATTTTCGCCAGTTCGTTGGCTTCGGCCAGCGGCAGAGAGGTAGAACGGGCCACATCTTTAATAGACGATTTAGCAGCCATGGTACCGAAGGTAATGATCTGCGCTACCTGTGTTTTACCATACTTGTCCACCACGTAGTCGATCACGCGCTGACGGTTGACGTCGTCGAAGTCAATATCAATATCGGGCATGGACACACGCTCCGGATTCAGGAATCGCTCGAACAGCAGGTTATACTTTATCGGGTCGATGTTGGTGATGCCGACGCAATAAGCCACCGCCGAGCCAGCCGCTGATCCACGACCAGGCCCCACGAACACGCCCATATCACGGCCTTTGTTAATGAAGTCCTGCACGATAAGGAAGTAACCGGCAAATCCCATCGTCTTGATCACGTGCAGCTCAAAATCCAAGCGTTCGGTTACTTCTGCTGTTATCTCAGAATAGCGTTTAGCAGCTCCCTCGTAAGTCAGGTGGCGCAGAAAATCATCGGCGTCGGCGTGCTGCGGCGGAATCGGGAAGTTTGGCAGCAGGATATCGCGCTTCAGCACCGGAGGCGTTATCTTGTCTACAATCTCGTTGGTATTATCTACCGCCTGCGGCACATCCTTGAACAGCTCGTTCATCTCAGCCTGCGTCTTGAAGTAGAACTGGTCGTTCGGGAAACCGAAACGGGTTTTCGGGCCAGCCTCGTCAATGCGCTGCAGCATCTGGCGGATGTTGGCACTGCTGCTATACTTATTGCGTACGTTATCTACCGTATCATAGATCACCTTTTGGTCATCCGTCAGGAAACGGTAGTAGCGTGTCTGGAAGTCACCAACCGGGGTGCTTTGGTCCTCACCGGTATTCACGCAAAGCAGGATGTCGTGTGCATTCCAGTCGTCCTGGTCTACGTAATGAGAATCGTTGGTGCAGATTACCTTTACGTTATACTTCTTCGCCCATTTCAGCAATACCTGGTTAATGTCTTCCTGGCTTTTGCCGGTACCGTCTATGTTCTGCAAGCCGTGGCGCTGTATTTCGATGTAGTAGTCTTCACCGAAAACGTCGAGCCACCACTTAAATATTTCTTCTGCTTCTTCCTCGCTTTTCCAAAGTATAGCCTGCGGTACCTCGGCACCAATGCAGCAGCTGGTCGCAATAAGGCCTTTGCTATACTTTAAGAGCAACTCTTTATCAATGCGCGGCCACTTACTGTATACACCCTCAATGTAAGACAGCGAGCAAAGCTTGGCCAGGTTCTGGTAACCTTCCTGGTCTTTAGCCAGCAGCAACTGGTGGTGGCGCACATCTTTCTGCTCTTTGGTAAAAGTTTTCAGGTGGCGGTCTTTTACCAGGTAAAACTCGCAACCCACAATAGGCTTCACGTTATACTTGTTGGCCTCGTTCACGAAGTTGAAAGCAGCAAACATGTTTCCGTGGTCGGTCATGGCTACGGCGGGCATGCCATCGGCCTGCGCTTTTTTCATGAGCGCGCTGATGCTTGCCTGGCCGTCGAGCAGCGAGTACTGTGTATGGGTGTGTAAATGCGAAAAAACAGGCATTTATGAGGAATTACGAATTATGAATTAAGAATTATGAATTAAGAATTATGAATGACTCCTTGAAGAAAGTATAAACTGTTTCGTGAGTCATTTTGGGATGTTAAAATTACGCAAAATCGGGTGGCAACCCAAACTATAAGCAGTTCATTTACCAACACACTTACCAACAAAAAAGCAGCGAAAATAGTCCCGCTGCTCCTGAATAGTTTTGAAGTATAACCTAGGTTTATCTATACCGCTGGGCTTCTTTTTCTTCCTCATCAACCTGTTCGTTTACCACAAAAAGCTTGCGGGTAGGGTAGGCAAACTCAATGCCCCTCTGCTGAAACTCCTGGAAAATGCGCAGATTGATTGTTTGCTTTATGTCCATGTGGGTGTTGTAGTCCGATGTAAGCGCGTTGTAAACCACCACAAAATCAAGGGAAGAATCGCCGTAGGTAGAAAAGTGAGCACGATCAAACGCCACCTGTTTCTGCTCTGTTATAATCTTTTTCAGCAGGTCCGGAATAGCTTTCAAATTATCCACTGAAGTCTCGTAAGCTACACCAAGGGTAAACTCTACCCGGCGTTGTTCCAGACGCTTGTAGTTATGAATACGGGACCCTGTCAAATCACTGTTTGAGATAATAAGCTGCTCTCCGGTAAGGCTTCTGAGGCGCGTTGTTTTTACTCCAATGTGCTCGATGGTACCGTTTTTATCGCCTACTGCAATGGAATCGCCTACTTCAAAAGGACGGTCCAGGAAGATAACAAAGTAGTTGAAAAGGTCACCTAGGATGTTTTGGGCTGCCAGTGCCACGGCTATACCACCAATACCCAACCCTGCAATGATGGCGGTCAGGTCATAGCCCATGTTATCAAACAGAAAGCCAAGCCCAAGTCCCCAAACCACAATGTTAATGATGAGGCTTATTGCCCCCATTTCGTTCAGGTGGCTCTTGTCCTGGTACTTCCTTTTAAAGTATGACCGGATCAGCAGCACCAGTGTAGACGTTACGAACCGGATGATCATGAACGTGATGGCTACAGTTGCGGCTATCGTAACGATCCTTGTAGCACTGGGTGTAAGCTTCAGGTAATTGATCCCGAGGTAGATAACTATAAAATGCAGAACAGGAATGCCAAAACGGGCAAAGCTGCTGACTACAAAGTTGTCGAACTTGGTGTGGGTATTTTCAGTCCATCGCTTAATCCTGGACAGAACGGATTTCCTAAAAACAGTAATGATTAAAGACCCTATCAGGATGATTCCAAGAGAAATAAGGTAGTTTTCAACAGTGTTGTTAAAGTATATGCGATTTAAGAATTCATTCATGAAGTATACATTTTCATTTGCTGTACATTATACCTGCTTAAAAAGTATGGGTTACCATTATTGAATGGTACTTTCTCTTAACGAAAATTACTAGGTGTAATTTTGATCAGGTAAAAAATAGATAAAACCGCA contains the following coding sequences:
- a CDS encoding mechanosensitive ion channel family protein codes for the protein MNEFLNRIYFNNTVENYLISLGIILIGSLIITVFRKSVLSRIKRWTENTHTKFDNFVVSSFARFGIPVLHFIVIYLGINYLKLTPSATRIVTIAATVAITFMIIRFVTSTLVLLIRSYFKRKYQDKSHLNEMGAISLIINIVVWGLGLGFLFDNMGYDLTAIIAGLGIGGIAVALAAQNILGDLFNYFVIFLDRPFEVGDSIAVGDKNGTIEHIGVKTTRLRSLTGEQLIISNSDLTGSRIHNYKRLEQRRVEFTLGVAYETSVDNLKAIPDLLKKIITEQKQVAFDRAHFSTYGDSSLDFVVVYNALTSDYNTHMDIKQTINLRIFQEFQQRGIEFAYPTRKLFVVNEQVDEEEKEAQRYR
- the dnaE gene encoding DNA polymerase III subunit alpha, giving the protein MPVFSHLHTHTQYSLLDGQASISALMKKAQADGMPAVAMTDHGNMFAAFNFVNEANKYNVKPIVGCEFYLVKDRHLKTFTKEQKDVRHHQLLLAKDQEGYQNLAKLCSLSYIEGVYSKWPRIDKELLLKYSKGLIATSCCIGAEVPQAILWKSEEEAEEIFKWWLDVFGEDYYIEIQRHGLQNIDGTGKSQEDINQVLLKWAKKYNVKVICTNDSHYVDQDDWNAHDILLCVNTGEDQSTPVGDFQTRYYRFLTDDQKVIYDTVDNVRNKYSSSANIRQMLQRIDEAGPKTRFGFPNDQFYFKTQAEMNELFKDVPQAVDNTNEIVDKITPPVLKRDILLPNFPIPPQHADADDFLRHLTYEGAAKRYSEITAEVTERLDFELHVIKTMGFAGYFLIVQDFINKGRDMGVFVGPGRGSAAGSAVAYCVGITNIDPIKYNLLFERFLNPERVSMPDIDIDFDDVNRQRVIDYVVDKYGKTQVAQIITFGTMAAKSSIKDVARSTSLPLAEANELAKMVPETPGTTLAKAFMENLELAAIREGNDARAAVLKLAEKLEGSVRNTGIHAAGVIIAPDDITNYIPVSTSKDSDLLVTQFDGKVIESAGMLKMDFLGLKTLTIIKDALELIKKNHGVEINIDTIPIDDEKTYQLYQRGDTIGTFQFESEGMRMYLKDLQPTNIEDLIAMNALYRPGPMQFIPNFINRKHGKEEVEYPHELLEPILNYSYGIMVYQEQIMQTAQILAGYSLGGADLLRRAMGKKDMKKMAEEREKFIAGAAEMHKIPAKKASEVFDVMEKFAQYGFNRSHSAAYSVVAYQTGYLKAHYPAEYMAAVLTNNMNDIKKVTFFIEEARKQGVPVLGPDVNESLLKFNVNEQGHIRFGLAAIKGTGEAAVDAIISEREKNGMYQDIFDFSKRVNLRAVNKKTFESMALAGAFDSFGLYHRAQLMDIPEGENISLLEKAVRYGNNYQAELQAAQQSLFGGSAAVAAPMPKIPEVQQWTQAEMLRREKEVVGFYISGHPLDQFKLEIDSYCTSALADIANHKNKDINVAGMVSEVVIRTAKNGNPFALFSIEDYDSTMQMALFGEDYVKFSPYLKTGLYLFIRGKVQLRYKTEDQWELKPINIQLLGDVMDKMAQGVQVNINLQHFTPNVAEALEEAIVASAGQKRLEITLHVPDEKLALPTYSRKYRIDPKLFLTSIKDLGLGECKLI